One Bacteroidota bacterium genomic window carries:
- a CDS encoding DUF2764 family protein, with amino-acid sequence MSRQYYYLVAGLPDILLDDTKMILSPVEYRSFLAEHLPVEDFDLIRLYFWPFDHQNLLNRLKGSDEPHAESGNLSAEMLEQLLAAAKDASYDSLPFKCPSYLPLFIDAYKAEQAIIPNKSWDLQLTELYFQHALQVPNKFVQAWILFEQKLGNVLTAYKCRENSLTIETQLVGNDEIQDKLIRSSARDFGLDSDELPYSEAIFRALETNELFEQEKRIDTIRWELLDEQSFFHYFSVEKLFTFLIKLAIIERWMRLDKNTGLEFFKDMLKKLETSYEFPADFSLK; translated from the coding sequence ATGAGCCGACAATACTATTACCTGGTTGCCGGATTACCAGATATATTGCTGGATGACACAAAAATGATCCTTTCGCCAGTCGAATACCGGTCATTTTTGGCGGAGCACTTGCCAGTAGAAGATTTTGATTTGATCCGTCTGTACTTCTGGCCATTTGATCATCAGAACCTTCTGAACAGGTTAAAAGGATCCGACGAACCCCATGCAGAATCGGGTAACCTGAGTGCCGAAATGCTGGAGCAATTGTTGGCTGCTGCAAAAGATGCATCATACGATTCACTGCCCTTTAAGTGCCCTTCTTACCTGCCGCTTTTTATCGATGCCTACAAGGCCGAGCAGGCAATAATACCCAACAAAAGTTGGGATTTACAACTTACCGAACTCTATTTCCAGCATGCTTTGCAAGTGCCCAACAAGTTTGTACAAGCCTGGATCCTCTTTGAACAAAAGCTCGGAAATGTGCTCACAGCATACAAATGCCGAGAGAACAGCCTAACAATCGAAACTCAGTTAGTAGGCAATGATGAAATACAAGATAAGCTCATTCGAAGCTCTGCCCGTGATTTTGGATTAGATTCCGATGAGCTTCCTTATTCCGAAGCCATATTCAGGGCTTTGGAAACAAATGAGCTTTTCGAACAGGAAAAACGAATTGATACCATTCGTTGGGAACTTCTTGATGAACAATCGTTTTTTCACTATTTCAGTGTAGAAAAACTATTTACGTTTTTAATTAAACTGGCTATCATAGAGCGCTGGATGCGTTTGGATAAAAATACAGGATTAGAATTTTTTAAAGATATGCTGAAAAAGCTCGAAACCAGCTATGAGTTTCCTGCCGATTTTAGTTTAAAATAA
- a CDS encoding V-type ATP synthase subunit A — MSTQGKVKGIIANLVIVEADGPVSQNEICYILTGETKLMAEVIKINGSNTYVQVFESTRGVKIGFEVEFAGHMLEVTLGPGILSKNYDGLQNDLDKMKGVFLKRGEYTHPLDIEKKWDFKVLAKVGDTVQAGDWLGEVDENSMPHKIMVPFKLKGSFKLKSLAAAGKYTIEETIAVIEDKEGNETKINMMQKWPVKVAITNYKEKPRPFKLLETGVRTIDTLNPIVEGGTGFIPGPFGAGKTVLQHAISKQAEADIVIIAACGERANEVVEIFTEFPELEDARTGRKLIERTTIIANTSNMPVAAREASVYTAMTLGEYYRAMGLRVLMLADSTSRWAQALREMSNRLEELPGPDAFPMDLPAIISNFYARAGYVYLNNGESGSITFLGTVSPAGGNLKEPVTESTKKAARCFYALAQGRADSKRYPAVDPIDSYSKYLEYPEFAEYINGVISEDWLEMVNTTKTILLRGKETYEQINILGDDGVPVEYHVNYWKSELIDFVILQQDAFDKIDQSTPIERQEYMLKSILDICHTEFSFDSFNEVNAHFKKMINTCRQMNYSEFKSEKFNKFENELKELVKEKQAA, encoded by the coding sequence ATGTCAACACAAGGTAAAGTAAAAGGTATTATTGCCAACCTCGTAATCGTGGAGGCCGATGGTCCTGTTTCGCAGAACGAAATCTGCTACATTCTTACTGGCGAAACGAAACTGATGGCCGAGGTAATTAAAATAAACGGTTCCAACACTTATGTGCAGGTATTTGAAAGTACACGGGGAGTAAAAATTGGGTTCGAGGTAGAATTTGCCGGGCACATGCTCGAGGTAACACTGGGACCTGGTATCCTTTCAAAAAACTACGACGGGCTTCAGAACGACCTCGATAAAATGAAGGGAGTATTTCTGAAACGTGGCGAATATACTCACCCTTTGGACATAGAAAAGAAATGGGATTTTAAGGTTCTTGCAAAAGTAGGCGATACAGTTCAGGCAGGCGACTGGTTAGGAGAAGTAGACGAAAACAGCATGCCTCACAAAATTATGGTACCCTTTAAACTAAAGGGAAGCTTTAAGTTAAAAAGCCTAGCTGCAGCAGGAAAATATACCATCGAGGAAACAATTGCTGTAATCGAAGACAAAGAAGGCAACGAGACAAAAATCAACATGATGCAGAAATGGCCTGTAAAAGTAGCCATTACCAATTACAAAGAAAAACCTCGTCCGTTTAAACTGCTCGAAACAGGGGTGCGTACCATCGATACACTTAATCCGATTGTAGAAGGTGGAACAGGTTTTATTCCCGGTCCCTTTGGTGCAGGAAAAACTGTATTGCAGCATGCTATTTCAAAACAAGCAGAAGCCGATATTGTGATTATCGCAGCCTGTGGCGAACGTGCCAACGAAGTAGTAGAGATTTTTACCGAGTTTCCGGAATTGGAAGATGCCCGCACAGGACGTAAACTTATTGAGCGTACCACCATCATTGCCAACACTTCCAACATGCCTGTTGCTGCCCGCGAAGCTTCGGTTTATACTGCTATGACCCTCGGCGAATATTACCGTGCCATGGGTCTTCGAGTATTGATGTTGGCCGATTCTACTTCTCGTTGGGCTCAAGCTCTGCGCGAAATGTCGAACCGGCTCGAAGAGCTCCCTGGTCCGGATGCCTTCCCTATGGATTTACCTGCGATTATTTCGAATTTTTACGCACGAGCAGGATATGTATATTTGAATAATGGAGAATCAGGTTCAATCACCTTCCTTGGAACAGTATCTCCGGCAGGTGGTAACCTCAAAGAACCTGTAACCGAATCGACCAAAAAGGCAGCCCGCTGTTTTTATGCTTTGGCCCAGGGACGTGCCGATAGCAAACGCTACCCTGCGGTTGACCCAATTGACAGTTATTCGAAATACCTCGAATACCCCGAGTTTGCTGAATACATCAACGGTGTTATTTCCGAAGATTGGCTGGAAATGGTCAATACCACCAAAACAATCTTACTACGCGGAAAAGAAACCTATGAGCAAATCAACATCCTTGGGGATGACGGCGTGCCGGTCGAATACCATGTTAATTATTGGAAATCGGAGTTAATAGACTTTGTAATCCTTCAACAAGATGCCTTTGACAAGATCGACCAGTCGACCCCTATCGAACGCCAGGAGTATATGCTGAAAAGCATATTGGATATTTGCCACACAGAGTTTAGTTTCGATTCATTTAACGAAGTAAACGCTCATTTTAAGAAGATGATTAATACCTGTAGGCAAATGAATTATTCTGAGTTTAAATCGGAAAAATTCAACAAGTTCGAAAATGAACTCAAAGAGTTGGTAAAAGAGAAACAGGCTGCCTGA
- a CDS encoding LysM peptidoglycan-binding domain-containing protein has protein sequence MRYLFLIILSVLSFFLQPETAHAQFQPAPVEKSNEKILLQGKVYYMHTVKAGQTLYSISKAYETDIQLIKTANPEANLDVLSTGQVLRIPDQTTTMKSEATAPQTIPADSNFLYHRVSKKETVHTIAKNYGVSKEAIYLHNPGSETSIQINQVLKIPITRNVITSSTLPTIGSNQYLVQDGDSLFLIAQRFEIEMDELVKINPALRWGLKPGMVIYISSADSLIAMAEPDSSLLVDHSIRQYKSPVCDSIQKASKVKTIKIALLLPFHAEEMIALESEPADSLKRKNPSYRFKARSNGASEYYQGFLLAVDSLKRKGVSVSIFTYDTKSDTQRVKSILTELDIIKPEIIFGPLISENVKLVSEYSETNKIPLVLPFYKVSDNNIRTSPFSLYMIPDRKSEIENCADYLSQFKEKKIIILHHQLSADSLQVKELKENIFAYSLARGFYETIDYKEIAINDTLEKGLRKELVSTKGNIVVILSNREANVSNLIGILNIYQSRGMDIDVIGIPEWLTFENLRIELLHQLNTVIYSPFFIDYKNLHTQSFIKNCRKTLGYEPQQVLNSNIPYNFTFLGYESGLLFMDVFSQYGPSLLNCVCQVKGNMPQSQYQFKLIQDKGFANTSINFINYNTSYEVERISFESLQEMNSKKNMDSPQLPASYKPSKP, from the coding sequence AAAATCGAACGAAAAGATTTTGCTGCAAGGCAAAGTTTATTATATGCATACAGTAAAGGCCGGACAAACCCTCTATTCGATCAGTAAGGCATACGAAACCGATATTCAACTCATAAAAACAGCCAACCCCGAAGCAAACCTGGATGTACTATCCACCGGACAGGTTTTGCGCATTCCTGATCAAACAACTACTATGAAAAGCGAAGCTACAGCTCCGCAAACAATTCCGGCAGATAGTAATTTTCTCTACCACAGGGTAAGCAAAAAAGAAACCGTACATACCATTGCAAAGAATTATGGGGTTTCGAAAGAAGCAATCTATCTCCATAATCCGGGGAGTGAAACCAGTATTCAGATCAATCAGGTATTAAAAATACCAATAACCAGGAATGTAATTACTTCCAGTACTCTACCCACTATAGGTAGCAATCAATATTTGGTTCAGGACGGGGATAGTTTGTTTCTGATTGCCCAACGTTTTGAGATTGAAATGGATGAATTGGTAAAAATTAACCCAGCCCTACGTTGGGGTTTAAAACCGGGCATGGTCATCTATATTTCGTCTGCCGACAGTCTTATTGCTATGGCTGAGCCTGACAGCAGCCTGTTAGTTGATCATTCTATCAGGCAATACAAGAGTCCGGTTTGCGACTCCATCCAAAAAGCCTCCAAAGTTAAAACTATAAAAATAGCCCTCTTGTTGCCCTTTCATGCCGAGGAAATGATCGCCCTTGAATCTGAGCCTGCCGATTCTTTAAAGCGAAAAAACCCCTCCTATCGGTTTAAAGCCCGAAGCAATGGTGCCAGCGAGTATTATCAAGGTTTTCTTTTAGCGGTCGATTCCTTAAAAAGAAAAGGTGTTTCCGTGAGCATCTTCACCTACGATACCAAATCGGATACACAAAGAGTAAAAAGTATACTTACCGAACTCGATATCATAAAACCAGAAATAATCTTTGGCCCGTTGATCAGTGAGAACGTTAAACTTGTATCGGAATATTCCGAAACCAATAAAATACCTCTTGTGCTTCCGTTCTATAAGGTAAGCGACAACAACATCCGGACCAGCCCATTTAGCCTGTATATGATCCCAGACCGGAAATCGGAAATTGAAAACTGTGCCGATTACCTTTCACAATTTAAAGAGAAAAAAATTATCATTCTGCATCATCAACTATCTGCAGATAGCTTGCAGGTGAAAGAGTTGAAAGAAAACATTTTTGCTTATTCACTGGCCCGTGGCTTTTACGAAACCATCGACTATAAAGAAATAGCGATTAATGATACTCTTGAAAAAGGTTTAAGGAAAGAACTTGTATCAACAAAGGGGAATATTGTGGTTATTCTATCGAACCGTGAAGCCAATGTGAGCAACCTGATAGGTATTTTGAACATTTATCAAAGCCGGGGAATGGATATAGATGTTATCGGTATTCCAGAATGGTTGACCTTTGAAAACTTGCGTATCGAACTTTTACATCAGTTAAACACAGTTATTTATTCTCCATTTTTTATCGATTATAAAAACCTGCATACGCAATCATTTATAAAAAATTGCCGCAAAACTCTTGGCTACGAACCACAACAAGTGCTCAATTCAAATATTCCATACAATTTTACCTTTCTCGGTTACGAATCGGGACTGTTGTTTATGGATGTCTTTAGCCAATATGGTCCCAGCCTTCTAAATTGTGTGTGCCAGGTAAAAGGCAATATGCCACAATCGCAATATCAATTTAAACTGATTCAGGACAAGGGATTCGCCAACACCTCTATTAATTTTATCAATTACAACACCAGCTATGAGGTTGAAAGGATTAGTTTCGAATCGCTGCAGGAAATGAACAGCAAAAAAAACATGGATTCGCCTCAGTTGCCTGCCAGCTATAAACCTTCAAAACCTTAA
- a CDS encoding tRNA 2-thiocytidine biosynthesis protein TtcA, with amino-acid sequence MNTRYTENLKRHIWRTIRKQELLSEGDRLMVALSGGKDSLVLLEAIADHSKRLPFKIDVLAVHVLIEEIGYQTDIEYLRTICNNLKIPFMLVRPGFETNSSVEKSMCFICSWHRRKVFFSINREQGYNKLAFGHHMDDAIETLFMNMIYHGSMSSMPYKFDMFNGRLTVIRPMLEVTEEQLELYALERNFKKEVKQCPFENSKRKTLKHKIDLLSDNSNNARKNIFRSMENIFTEYLPQRKE; translated from the coding sequence ATGAATACAAGATATACCGAAAACTTAAAAAGACATATCTGGCGAACCATACGAAAACAGGAATTGCTTTCTGAAGGCGACCGTCTGATGGTTGCTCTATCGGGAGGTAAAGATTCTCTCGTGTTATTGGAAGCAATTGCGGACCATTCCAAACGCCTGCCTTTCAAGATAGATGTGCTGGCTGTGCATGTGTTAATCGAAGAAATTGGTTATCAAACCGATATTGAATATCTCCGAACTATTTGCAACAACCTGAAAATACCATTTATGTTGGTGAGGCCCGGTTTTGAAACAAATAGTTCCGTTGAAAAATCAATGTGTTTTATCTGTTCATGGCATCGCAGAAAAGTTTTTTTTTCAATTAACCGCGAACAAGGTTATAATAAGCTTGCCTTTGGACACCATATGGACGATGCCATTGAAACTCTTTTTATGAATATGATATACCATGGTTCCATGAGTTCCATGCCTTATAAGTTCGATATGTTCAATGGCAGGTTAACAGTAATCAGACCCATGCTGGAAGTAACTGAGGAGCAGTTAGAGCTTTATGCTTTGGAGCGAAATTTTAAAAAAGAAGTAAAGCAATGTCCCTTCGAAAACAGCAAGCGGAAAACATTGAAACATAAAATTGATTTGCTGAGCGATAATTCTAACAATGCCCGGAAGAATATTTTCAGATCGATGGAAAACATCTTCACTGAATATTTGCCTCAAAGGAAAGAGTGA
- a CDS encoding response regulator, producing the protein MKNQPIIYLVDANEAYRKRTVNLLKSKHYHRIVEFSSGEDCYSTQMDAADIVITESNFGLESWSGLEFMLEYKRLFENTQFLFLTSESDLKKATLCIRSGARDYILKSKTGQHRIADLVSKIPIQLSEQSILPDSFSD; encoded by the coding sequence ATGAAAAATCAGCCTATAATATACCTGGTCGATGCCAATGAGGCTTACCGCAAAAGAACTGTGAATTTGCTAAAATCAAAGCATTACCATAGAATTGTGGAGTTTAGCTCAGGTGAGGATTGCTATTCAACACAAATGGATGCAGCAGATATTGTGATCACTGAGAGTAATTTTGGGTTAGAATCCTGGAGTGGCCTGGAGTTTATGCTGGAATACAAACGCTTATTTGAAAATACTCAGTTTCTTTTTCTTACCTCTGAGTCAGATTTAAAAAAGGCAACACTTTGTATTCGAAGCGGTGCAAGAGATTATATTCTGAAAAGTAAAACCGGTCAGCATCGTATAGCCGACTTGGTATCTAAAATACCCATCCAACTGTCCGAACAGTCAATTTTGCCAGATTCTTTTTCAGATTAA
- a CDS encoding V-type ATP synthase subunit E, with protein sequence MQSKLQELTEKIYQEGLAKGNEEGRALVDKAKKEASEIIANAKKEAGTILAEAQKQAAETKKNTESEIKLSARQALNALKQQITDAVNSKVIASATGKAFDAEFAKQLIESTLKNWAGSQVADLNLVIPKAQEKELTEHLKKSVKDLFEKGLTISNDASVKAGFQITAKDGSYKISFTDEDFNNFFRQYLRPKLIQFLYEA encoded by the coding sequence ATGCAAAGTAAACTTCAAGAACTCACCGAGAAGATATACCAGGAAGGTCTTGCCAAAGGGAATGAAGAAGGCCGCGCCCTGGTTGACAAGGCTAAAAAAGAAGCTTCGGAAATTATTGCGAATGCGAAAAAAGAAGCCGGTACCATACTCGCAGAGGCGCAAAAACAGGCAGCCGAAACAAAAAAGAACACCGAATCGGAAATTAAGCTTTCGGCAAGACAAGCCTTGAATGCTTTGAAACAACAAATTACCGATGCTGTGAACAGCAAAGTTATCGCCTCTGCAACAGGAAAAGCCTTCGATGCCGAGTTTGCCAAGCAACTGATTGAGTCGACTTTAAAAAACTGGGCAGGTAGCCAGGTTGCAGACCTGAACCTCGTAATACCCAAAGCACAGGAAAAAGAGCTGACCGAACACCTGAAAAAATCGGTAAAAGATTTGTTCGAAAAAGGCCTGACCATAAGCAACGATGCTTCGGTAAAAGCCGGATTCCAGATTACTGCCAAGGACGGAAGCTACAAAATCAGCTTTACTGACGAAGATTTTAATAACTTCTTCAGACAGTACCTTCGTCCTAAGCTAATTCAATTTTTATACGAAGCGTAA